Proteins from one uncultured Fibrobacter sp. genomic window:
- the aqpZ gene encoding aquaporin Z has product MKLSTRAIAEAIGTFWLVFGGCGAAVLACGVPTTGIGYVGVSLAFGLTVLTMAYAIGHISGCHLNPAVTLGQVAGGRFPAKEAPAYIVAQIIGGIIAAALLYVIACPDLTNAGIGAFATNGWSDSLTNGLNAFGGKTSGMLSAFLIETVLTAIFLFVIMGATDGRAPAGFAPIAIGLCLTLIHLISIPVTNTSVNPARSTAMAVFVGGAAIKQLWLFWVAPILGGVIGGIAYKFIAEKKN; this is encoded by the coding sequence ATGAAACTTTCCACACGCGCTATTGCCGAAGCAATCGGCACCTTCTGGCTCGTATTCGGTGGCTGCGGTGCAGCCGTACTCGCCTGCGGCGTTCCCACCACCGGCATCGGTTACGTGGGCGTATCGCTCGCGTTTGGCCTTACGGTGCTCACCATGGCGTACGCCATCGGTCACATTTCGGGTTGCCACCTGAACCCGGCCGTCACGCTCGGCCAGGTTGCCGGCGGCCGTTTCCCCGCTAAGGAAGCCCCGGCATACATCGTAGCCCAGATCATCGGCGGAATCATCGCCGCGGCACTCCTCTACGTGATCGCATGCCCCGACCTCACCAACGCTGGCATCGGTGCATTCGCTACCAATGGCTGGTCCGATTCCCTCACCAACGGCCTGAACGCCTTTGGCGGCAAGACCTCCGGCATGCTTTCGGCATTCCTCATTGAAACCGTGCTCACGGCCATCTTCCTGTTCGTGATCATGGGTGCCACCGACGGTCGCGCACCTGCAGGCTTTGCCCCGATCGCAATCGGTCTCTGCCTCACGCTCATCCACCTCATCTCTATCCCGGTGACCAACACCTCCGTGAACCCGGCTCGCTCTACCGCTATGGCCGTGTTCGTTGGCGGCGCTGCCATCAAGCAGCTCTGGCTCTTCTGGGTCGCCCCGATTCTCGGTGGCGTGATCGGCGGTATCGCCTATAAATTCATTGCCGAAAAGAAGAACTAA
- a CDS encoding ribonuclease H family protein, translating into MPKQKFYAIKTPNESKIVMTWAECEKLTHGVKGVLFKSFGSRAEAEAWISGMEAPVPDGLRVFVDGSFSPGFPKSGWAFVVTENDVEIARGSGITAFDAESRNIDGEVMASFQAMRWLDANDRTGTICHDYEGIARWAKGEWQAKSNIAKRYVAAAQPFLHRVSFEKVEAHTGVKWNELVDKLAKDAIARARKK; encoded by the coding sequence ATGCCGAAACAGAAATTCTATGCGATAAAGACTCCGAACGAAAGCAAAATTGTCATGACCTGGGCCGAATGCGAAAAATTGACCCATGGAGTGAAGGGAGTCCTTTTTAAATCCTTTGGTTCCCGAGCCGAAGCCGAGGCCTGGATTTCTGGAATGGAAGCTCCGGTGCCCGATGGCTTGCGCGTCTTTGTAGACGGATCTTTTTCGCCGGGTTTCCCGAAATCGGGCTGGGCGTTTGTGGTGACGGAAAACGACGTGGAAATCGCCCGTGGATCTGGAATCACCGCGTTCGATGCCGAAAGTCGAAATATCGATGGCGAAGTGATGGCTTCTTTTCAGGCGATGCGTTGGCTCGATGCTAACGACAGGACCGGAACCATTTGCCATGACTACGAAGGCATTGCCCGCTGGGCAAAGGGCGAGTGGCAGGCGAAAAGCAACATCGCCAAACGTTACGTTGCGGCTGCGCAACCTTTTTTGCATCGTGTGAGTTTTGAAAAGGTAGAAGCCCATACCGGCGTCAAGTGGAATGAACTTGTAGATAAACTAGCGAAAGACGCCATTGCACGGGCAAGAAAAAAGTGA
- a CDS encoding acetyl-CoA hydrolase/transferase C-terminal domain-containing protein, which produces MEQTPLKYCAWLYFYFLDTGNTQYIQLNENVNGEILQRAVDEAVKVHPWVNFALDINGSEIKYKDAGTPFKAIEMYGPANLGGEFAEGRLFSVSYIENKIWISYFHGLTDGVGRNRFFDTLMYYYFTFKNGKTYDSTGIWLNDGTVREGMFDDLGSKHYETTPGFVYKAPPEDKDIFYMPETLEIDKMGKDAFTYEGTKMTRYHLNVKSDEFMAYAKANGHSPASAFQAMMARVLQKMYPDNKKLFTAALPVNCRNAIGMENTHRNGWTFAFQTVDPKQLELSEKDLGAALRSDLKFLISPDQLKTTLNIFNGITEEAEKIPDFKDRMDFYKKCYPTFIGTYVFSYIGRIADHGYLNEMEDVSWTSAIRRIPMITMVEIGNEFSITFLQNFETSKYADAIAEEMERLGITVTLKKKLSSRGHAPVEYKRYYGLPEPHFCEDDPVETDSFENRIKCKELKKKIRSSREASSYIEKGMTLGVSGFTLSGYPKKIAKALAERAKKGEDLQLTVYSGASLGDEFDGLLARVGALKCRMPYQTNADLRNAINAGKIKYVDMPLSLMSKWVRSGYLNHIDVALVEASSIDEKGNIIPTASVGATEAYVACADKVIVEINTSVPESIKGIHDIYMTELAPNTQPIPLTKVADRIGTPYIPCDPSKIVAIVHSDIPDCGIPDTAGDEDYDKMSENLIHFLEKDVEAGRLCNPLPPIQAGIGAVSNAVLSGLQKSKFEHLTVFSEVMQDSLVDLIECGKVDAASSTAITMSKEKMKAFFEKLDSVKDKIVLRPMEISNSPEVIRRLNVIAINTIIEADLYGNTNSSYVGGSRLMNGVGGSGDFCQNGGLSIFITKSTAKNGKISSIVPLVSHIDHTSKTVQVIVTEQGVADLRGLNVIERANAIIDNCAHPKFRPALKKYLEKATVLSDYPAYPYSMEAAQMFNKDI; this is translated from the coding sequence ATGGAACAAACCCCACTCAAATATTGTGCTTGGCTCTACTTTTATTTCCTAGATACAGGAAACACGCAATATATCCAGCTCAATGAAAACGTAAATGGCGAAATTTTGCAGAGGGCCGTAGATGAGGCCGTTAAGGTCCACCCCTGGGTGAACTTCGCCCTGGACATCAACGGTTCTGAAATCAAGTACAAGGACGCAGGGACCCCGTTCAAGGCTATCGAGATGTACGGTCCTGCAAACCTGGGTGGTGAATTTGCCGAAGGACGCCTTTTCAGCGTGTCCTATATCGAAAACAAGATTTGGATTTCCTACTTCCACGGCCTTACCGACGGCGTGGGTCGCAACCGTTTCTTCGACACGCTGATGTACTACTACTTCACCTTCAAGAACGGCAAGACCTACGACTCTACAGGCATCTGGCTGAACGACGGCACTGTGCGCGAAGGAATGTTCGACGACCTGGGCTCCAAGCATTACGAGACCACGCCAGGCTTTGTCTACAAGGCTCCTCCCGAAGACAAGGACATCTTCTACATGCCCGAAACTCTTGAAATCGACAAGATGGGCAAGGACGCCTTCACCTACGAAGGCACCAAGATGACTCGTTATCACCTGAATGTCAAGAGCGACGAGTTCATGGCTTACGCGAAGGCCAACGGACATTCTCCCGCCTCGGCATTCCAGGCGATGATGGCACGCGTTCTCCAGAAGATGTACCCCGATAACAAGAAGCTCTTTACGGCAGCACTCCCCGTGAACTGCCGTAACGCCATCGGCATGGAAAACACCCACCGTAACGGTTGGACCTTCGCCTTCCAGACGGTGGATCCCAAGCAGCTTGAACTGAGCGAAAAGGACCTGGGAGCGGCCCTGCGTTCCGACCTGAAGTTCCTCATCAGCCCCGACCAGTTGAAGACCACCTTGAACATCTTCAACGGCATTACCGAAGAAGCGGAAAAGATTCCCGATTTCAAGGACAGAATGGATTTCTACAAGAAGTGCTACCCCACCTTCATTGGCACCTACGTGTTCAGCTACATCGGCCGCATCGCCGATCACGGCTACCTGAACGAGATGGAAGACGTGTCCTGGACATCGGCTATCCGCCGCATTCCGATGATTACCATGGTGGAAATCGGCAACGAATTCTCCATTACCTTCCTGCAGAACTTCGAGACTTCCAAGTATGCCGACGCCATCGCCGAAGAAATGGAACGTCTGGGCATCACCGTGACCCTCAAGAAAAAGCTTTCGAGCCGCGGTCACGCCCCCGTGGAATACAAGCGCTACTACGGCCTTCCGGAACCGCACTTCTGCGAAGACGATCCGGTGGAAACCGATTCCTTCGAGAACCGCATCAAGTGCAAGGAACTCAAGAAGAAGATTCGTTCCTCGAGAGAAGCTTCCAGCTATATCGAAAAGGGCATGACCTTGGGCGTCTCGGGATTCACCCTTTCGGGCTACCCCAAGAAAATCGCAAAGGCCCTTGCCGAACGCGCAAAGAAGGGCGAAGACCTGCAGCTGACGGTTTATTCCGGCGCCTCCCTGGGCGATGAATTCGACGGTCTTCTGGCCCGCGTGGGAGCCCTCAAGTGCCGCATGCCTTACCAGACCAACGCAGACCTTAGAAACGCGATTAACGCAGGCAAGATCAAGTATGTGGACATGCCGCTGAGCCTTATGTCCAAGTGGGTCCGCAGCGGATACCTGAACCACATCGACGTGGCCCTGGTAGAGGCTAGCTCCATCGACGAAAAGGGAAACATCATCCCGACGGCATCCGTGGGCGCCACCGAAGCCTACGTGGCCTGCGCCGACAAGGTCATTGTAGAAATCAACACCTCCGTCCCCGAAAGCATTAAGGGAATCCACGATATCTACATGACGGAACTTGCCCCCAATACCCAGCCGATTCCGTTAACCAAGGTGGCAGACCGTATCGGAACGCCCTACATTCCTTGCGACCCGTCGAAGATCGTTGCCATTGTGCATAGCGACATTCCCGACTGCGGCATCCCTGACACCGCCGGCGACGAAGATTACGACAAGATGAGCGAAAACCTGATCCATTTCTTGGAAAAAGACGTGGAAGCGGGCAGACTCTGCAACCCGCTTCCGCCTATCCAGGCAGGCATCGGCGCCGTTTCGAACGCGGTGCTTTCGGGGCTTCAGAAGTCCAAGTTCGAACACCTGACCGTATTCTCCGAAGTCATGCAGGATTCCCTGGTAGACCTGATTGAATGCGGCAAGGTGGACGCAGCCTCTTCTACAGCCATCACCATGTCCAAGGAAAAGATGAAGGCATTCTTCGAGAAACTGGATTCGGTGAAGGACAAGATCGTGCTCCGTCCCATGGAAATCAGCAACAGCCCCGAAGTGATTCGCCGTCTGAACGTCATTGCCATCAACACGATTATCGAGGCGGACCTTTACGGCAACACCAACTCGAGCTACGTAGGCGGAAGCCGCCTAATGAACGGCGTGGGCGGTTCCGGAGACTTCTGCCAGAACGGCGGTCTTTCGATTTTCATCACCAAGTCCACTGCGAAAAACGGCAAGATTTCTTCTATCGTCCCGCTGGTAAGCCACATAGACCACACCAGCAAGACGGTGCAGGTCATCGTGACTGAACAGGGCGTCGCAGACCTTCGCGGTCTGAACGTCATCGAGCGCGCAAATGCCATCATCGACAACTGCGCACATCCCAAGTTCCGTCCGGCATTGAAGAAGTACCTGGAAAAGGCGACCGTCCTTTCGGACTACCCCGCCTACCCGTACAGCATGGAAGCGGCCCAGATGTTCAACAAGGACATTTAG
- a CDS encoding CotH kinase family protein, which translates to MLKKSKFFHIVFIAALFIGCSDDTKDSNPLAENAVLEQDAPEKTPYIDPATGDYIDPATGDTIPTIPYVDPNTGDTVPAIQVVDPSTGDTIALPIDISSSAALTKSSSSVTNDSSSSENTDNLPENPSSQPDETSSSSENTNVSSSSGLKEYEDNHKPKGSILPKAGFYNSLTIDPPSPQKSGEIRCTFDGSFPTQNSEQITQAIQITENTVIRCSEFVNGQPADTTTQTYFIGENVSMPVVALTVNHHDMFDSTDGLYATGPLTNNGSNWNFGGNANVSDNNNPKCTEPCKAANFWRDDELPVHVEFFENGSSSTEKNWEIDAGISIIGNYSRYKPKKSVAIKMDNDDYGDKVLKYSLFKTRPEAKKIKSFNLRNNGNRFWTDYIGDAMMTALMEGTDVDYQRSRQVVVFYNGEYFGIHDLRERLNRNFVETNYGIDSKTINMIKISGTNFEASGTNGASTADYQQLVNQISSGNFAGENNQEYEQLKSKINLNSFAQYMFAEMYFHNGDWPNNNVRAWGGNGNPFKFVAFDTDHGFGFTPGISGFDAENQNMFDWVLGKEQGSNQGQGGMWGGFGSWGSTDSRAPGGMLKKLLDNPDFKRLFINNACILLNDYLTYERVQSTVHTMMATIPNSEQERDQKRWPRNQSNFTWDPNGDNLIAYARTRSETIRQEMADRFKLETETKVTITADGSGSILVDGMKLPSSNYQGKFFANTEMELTAIPATGRFFDGWSDGSKDNPHKIQLTSDINISAKFK; encoded by the coding sequence ATGTTGAAAAAAAGCAAATTTTTTCATATTGTTTTTATTGCTGCGCTATTTATCGGCTGTTCAGACGACACAAAAGACTCGAACCCACTCGCGGAGAACGCCGTTCTCGAACAGGACGCCCCTGAAAAGACCCCCTATATCGATCCAGCCACCGGTGATTACATCGACCCCGCAACAGGTGACACCATTCCGACGATTCCGTACGTAGACCCCAATACAGGTGACACGGTGCCGGCCATCCAGGTGGTAGACCCAAGCACGGGCGATACCATCGCGTTACCTATAGACATTTCCAGCTCTGCTGCCCTCACCAAAAGTAGCAGCTCCGTCACCAACGATTCCTCTTCTTCGGAAAATACGGACAACCTTCCGGAAAACCCAAGTTCACAACCCGACGAAACAAGTTCCTCTAGCGAAAATACAAACGTATCGTCATCAAGCGGACTCAAGGAATACGAGGATAACCACAAGCCCAAAGGAAGCATTCTTCCCAAAGCGGGATTCTACAATAGTTTAACGATCGACCCGCCCTCGCCGCAAAAAAGTGGCGAAATCCGCTGCACCTTCGACGGTTCTTTTCCCACACAGAATTCCGAACAAATTACGCAGGCCATACAGATTACCGAGAACACGGTGATCCGCTGTTCTGAATTCGTGAACGGGCAACCAGCCGACACCACTACCCAGACATACTTTATCGGTGAAAACGTCTCGATGCCGGTTGTTGCCCTAACCGTGAATCACCACGACATGTTTGACTCCACCGACGGCCTGTACGCCACCGGCCCACTGACGAATAACGGTAGCAACTGGAATTTCGGCGGAAATGCAAATGTTTCTGACAACAACAATCCCAAATGCACCGAACCCTGCAAGGCGGCAAACTTCTGGAGAGACGATGAGCTCCCTGTACACGTGGAATTTTTCGAGAACGGAAGCTCCTCCACCGAAAAGAACTGGGAAATCGACGCCGGAATTTCGATTATCGGCAACTACAGTCGTTACAAGCCCAAGAAGAGTGTCGCAATCAAGATGGATAACGACGACTACGGAGATAAAGTTTTAAAATATTCCTTGTTCAAGACGCGCCCAGAAGCTAAAAAAATCAAGAGTTTCAACTTGCGCAATAATGGCAACCGTTTCTGGACCGACTACATTGGCGATGCCATGATGACCGCCCTGATGGAAGGAACGGATGTCGATTACCAACGTAGCCGCCAGGTAGTCGTATTCTACAACGGTGAATATTTTGGCATTCATGACCTGCGCGAACGACTGAACCGAAATTTCGTCGAGACGAACTACGGTATCGATTCCAAGACGATCAATATGATTAAAATTTCGGGAACAAACTTCGAAGCAAGTGGAACCAACGGGGCCTCCACCGCCGATTACCAACAACTCGTGAATCAAATTTCTAGCGGAAACTTTGCCGGAGAAAACAACCAGGAATACGAACAACTTAAATCAAAAATCAATCTCAACAGTTTCGCACAATACATGTTCGCCGAAATGTATTTCCATAACGGAGACTGGCCAAACAACAACGTGCGAGCCTGGGGCGGTAACGGGAATCCGTTCAAATTTGTCGCTTTCGATACCGATCACGGATTCGGCTTTACGCCGGGAATTTCCGGATTTGACGCCGAGAACCAGAATATGTTCGACTGGGTTCTCGGAAAAGAACAGGGCAGTAATCAGGGACAAGGCGGCATGTGGGGCGGTTTTGGAAGCTGGGGTTCGACAGACAGTCGAGCACCCGGCGGAATGCTCAAAAAGTTACTCGATAACCCTGATTTCAAACGGTTGTTCATCAACAACGCCTGCATCCTCTTGAACGACTACCTGACCTACGAAAGAGTACAAAGTACAGTTCATACTATGATGGCAACGATTCCGAACTCAGAACAGGAACGTGACCAAAAGCGTTGGCCCCGCAACCAAAGCAATTTCACCTGGGATCCGAACGGGGACAACCTGATCGCCTACGCAAGGACGAGAAGCGAAACCATACGGCAAGAAATGGCGGACCGATTCAAACTTGAAACAGAAACGAAAGTCACGATTACCGCAGATGGAAGCGGATCCATTCTAGTCGATGGGATGAAACTTCCAAGTTCCAATTACCAGGGAAAATTCTTCGCGAATACCGAAATGGAACTTACGGCAATCCCTGCTACCGGAAGATTTTTCGATGGCTGGTCGGACGGTTCCAAGGATAACCCGCACAAAATTCAACTGACTAGCGACATAAACATCTCGGCCAAGTTCAAGTAA
- the aspS gene encoding aspartate--tRNA ligase — protein MKRTHNCGQLRKADVGQTVTLAGWVDRRRDHGGVIFVDLRDKYGKTQIVFNPDYNADVLKTAEQLRNEYVIYVTGKVYAREEGNTNEKLATGEIEVKADKLEILNAALTSPLAINDPNEECKENDDLRLQYRYLDLRRPWIQKKLLLKSRFLKAVYDFFYANGFENIETPVLCKSTPEGARDYLVPSRVNPGKFYALPQSPQQYKQLLMIAGMDRYFQIAKCFRDEDLRADRQPEFTQIDVEMSFVNQDEVMEMFDKFVTEVLGKVWNFEPPRHIRRMKWAEAMLKYGSDKPDLRFDLEIHDVSEIGAKSNFGVFKNCVAAGGKIRGIAAKGCVDFTRKQIDELTAYVAKYGSKGLVWMRVKENDEVETQVGKFFTTEQLNELRDAVGAKCGDMMFFIAGPEKVAATAMGQLRLEVARIKGLRDPKKREFVWITEFPMFEYSDTEGRYMAMHHPFTNPLPEHLDMMLGGNLKDCNAEAYDLVLNGVEIGGGSIRIHNPEVQEKVFRLLGLSEEQVRTKFGFFVDAFKYGAPPHGGLAFGLDRVVATMEGEESIRDYIAFPKNTSASSPMDQCPSEVDLQQLQDIHISVQMPKAAAK, from the coding sequence ATGAAACGTACTCATAACTGCGGCCAGCTGCGCAAGGCAGATGTTGGCCAGACCGTAACACTCGCCGGTTGGGTGGATCGCCGCCGCGACCATGGTGGTGTGATTTTCGTTGACCTCCGCGACAAGTATGGCAAGACCCAGATCGTTTTCAACCCCGACTACAACGCCGACGTGTTGAAGACCGCCGAACAGCTCCGTAACGAATACGTTATTTACGTGACTGGTAAGGTCTACGCCCGCGAAGAAGGCAACACAAACGAAAAGCTCGCTACGGGTGAAATCGAAGTCAAGGCTGACAAGCTCGAAATTTTGAACGCCGCCCTCACTTCTCCGCTCGCCATTAACGACCCGAACGAAGAATGCAAGGAAAACGACGACCTCCGCTTGCAGTACCGCTACCTGGACCTCCGCCGTCCGTGGATCCAGAAGAAGCTCCTCCTCAAGAGCCGCTTCCTCAAGGCCGTGTACGACTTCTTCTATGCTAACGGTTTTGAAAACATCGAGACTCCGGTGCTCTGCAAGTCCACTCCGGAAGGCGCACGCGACTACCTGGTGCCGAGCCGTGTGAACCCGGGCAAGTTCTACGCCCTCCCGCAGTCTCCGCAGCAGTACAAGCAGCTCTTGATGATTGCCGGCATGGACCGCTACTTCCAGATTGCCAAGTGCTTCCGCGACGAAGACCTCCGCGCTGACCGTCAGCCGGAATTCACGCAGATCGACGTCGAAATGTCCTTTGTGAACCAGGACGAAGTCATGGAAATGTTCGACAAGTTCGTGACCGAAGTTTTGGGCAAGGTTTGGAACTTCGAACCGCCGCGCCACATCCGCCGTATGAAGTGGGCAGAAGCTATGCTCAAGTACGGTTCCGACAAGCCGGACCTCCGCTTCGACCTCGAAATCCACGATGTTTCCGAAATCGGTGCAAAGTCCAACTTTGGCGTGTTCAAGAACTGCGTTGCCGCCGGTGGCAAGATCCGCGGTATCGCTGCTAAGGGTTGCGTTGACTTTACTCGTAAGCAGATCGACGAACTCACCGCTTACGTTGCCAAGTACGGTTCTAAGGGCCTCGTATGGATGCGCGTCAAGGAAAATGACGAAGTGGAAACCCAGGTCGGCAAGTTCTTTACGACCGAACAGCTCAACGAACTCCGCGATGCTGTTGGCGCCAAGTGCGGCGACATGATGTTCTTCATCGCAGGCCCCGAAAAGGTTGCTGCAACCGCTATGGGTCAGCTCCGCTTGGAAGTCGCCCGCATCAAGGGTCTCCGCGATCCGAAGAAGCGTGAATTTGTTTGGATTACCGAATTCCCGATGTTCGAATACAGCGACACGGAAGGCCGCTACATGGCTATGCACCACCCGTTCACCAACCCGCTTCCGGAACATCTGGACATGATGCTCGGAGGCAACCTCAAGGATTGCAACGCCGAAGCTTATGACCTTGTTCTGAACGGTGTGGAAATCGGCGGTGGTTCTATCCGTATTCACAACCCTGAAGTCCAGGAAAAGGTGTTCCGCCTGCTCGGTCTCTCCGAAGAACAGGTTCGCACCAAGTTCGGCTTCTTCGTCGACGCCTTCAAGTACGGCGCTCCTCCGCACGGCGGTCTCGCCTTCGGTCTCGACCGCGTTGTCGCTACCATGGAAGGTGAAGAATCTATCCGTGACTACATCGCGTTCCCGAAGAACACGAGCGCTTCTAGCCCGATGGACCAGTGCCCGAGCGAAGTGGATCTGCAGCAGCTGCAGGACATCCACATCTCCGTGCAGATGCCGAAGGCAGCTGCCAAGTAA
- a CDS encoding U32 family peptidase yields the protein MDYSRNQIQKISSPELLLPVGTREMLEAAVNNGADAVYFGVPHWNARGRTEDFSFDDVRDMIRYARIRGVRTFLAMNVLVFERELQELPEFLEKIISLEPDAFIIQDIGLARLIRAICPNQEIHASTQMTLASAEGVNLVKSIGFNRAVLARELSVKEIAAIKAATDLELEVFIHGALCVSYSGQCLTSENFGGRSANRGQCAQSCRLPYRIFVDGKEYRDTDAQYLFSTRDLCALPKLSELEEIGVNSLKVEGRLKSPEYVAAVSRAYRKALNQIPLDAKDMEPLEVLFSRGLNTGWLDGDNHQELVNGTFSNHHGMFLGNVVKIDRGQVIIGLDSAISDAGPSTSSLRPSSVQAGTISTASIYPQPGDGILFENAALGVSIGSRLYAAFVTHLPHTKRGDPKLLKLEFGREFDTRQIAVGMQVYRNDSPALERELHKTFTDREQLVRQPVHMTLSGQIGGPLKLSVYDTPRNTVEVEADFTLEEARNKASSGNDADKALRELAQKELSALSSTAYQLKHLDIQVDRGAFIPGKILRTLRQAAIEKLDEKRTEWKALNPSAAAGKNFLNETRVKFKSDASTSGTAFASTTPAATTTKQPMISVLVRNPDQIAALEGLAIENVIMDFDWGVKYDSPLEQIRELGFKAGMATLRIHKPGESHYLKNILRLCPDFALVRNLGALSILQESGIPLTGDYSLNAANSASYDWLLSQGLSTLHPSWDLNSTQLFDLLENIDGKRLELTLHQYMPAFHSEYCAFARALTTGRRFPECGKICTKHKVEILDHKGERHFLQSDAECRNTLFVGKPQSALKLLPRLRTAGVNHFRLEMLTEDAETVRRKALIYTQAIHGKISIEDAIREAGIQEKYGLSEGQLFNESTWQDRKK from the coding sequence GTGGATTACAGTCGCAACCAGATTCAAAAAATTTCATCACCGGAGCTTTTGCTCCCCGTAGGCACTCGCGAAATGCTCGAAGCCGCCGTGAACAACGGCGCCGACGCCGTGTATTTCGGAGTCCCGCACTGGAACGCCCGCGGTCGCACCGAAGACTTTTCCTTTGACGATGTGCGCGACATGATCCGCTACGCCCGCATTCGCGGAGTGCGCACCTTCTTGGCGATGAATGTTCTCGTATTCGAGCGCGAGCTGCAAGAATTGCCTGAATTCCTCGAAAAAATCATTTCGCTAGAACCCGACGCATTCATTATCCAGGACATCGGTCTTGCCCGCCTGATTCGCGCCATTTGCCCGAACCAGGAAATTCACGCGAGTACGCAGATGACGCTTGCTAGCGCCGAAGGCGTGAACCTGGTGAAATCCATCGGATTCAACCGCGCCGTACTCGCCCGAGAACTTTCGGTGAAAGAAATCGCAGCTATTAAGGCCGCCACAGACCTCGAACTCGAAGTATTCATTCACGGGGCGCTTTGCGTGAGCTACTCGGGCCAGTGCCTCACCAGCGAAAACTTTGGCGGACGCAGCGCTAACCGCGGCCAGTGCGCCCAAAGTTGCCGACTCCCCTACCGCATCTTTGTAGACGGCAAGGAATACCGCGACACCGACGCGCAATACCTCTTTAGCACCCGCGACCTGTGTGCTCTCCCGAAGCTTTCTGAACTCGAAGAAATCGGAGTGAATTCGCTCAAGGTGGAAGGCCGCCTCAAGAGTCCCGAATATGTAGCGGCCGTATCGCGCGCCTACCGCAAGGCATTGAACCAGATTCCGCTGGACGCCAAGGACATGGAGCCCTTGGAAGTGCTGTTCAGCCGCGGTCTCAACACCGGCTGGCTCGACGGAGACAATCACCAGGAATTGGTGAACGGCACGTTCAGCAATCACCACGGTATGTTCCTCGGAAACGTCGTGAAAATAGACCGCGGCCAGGTGATTATCGGTCTCGACAGCGCAATTTCAGATGCCGGCCCTTCGACAAGCTCACTTCGGCCAAGCTCAGTGCAGGCAGGGACCATTTCAACAGCATCAATATATCCGCAGCCGGGTGATGGAATTCTATTTGAAAACGCCGCCCTTGGCGTAAGCATTGGTAGCAGACTCTACGCTGCATTTGTCACGCATTTACCGCACACAAAGCGCGGCGACCCCAAGCTTTTGAAACTTGAATTCGGGCGTGAATTCGACACCCGCCAGATTGCGGTGGGAATGCAGGTTTACCGCAACGACTCCCCCGCGCTCGAACGCGAACTGCACAAGACTTTTACCGACCGCGAACAGCTCGTGCGACAGCCGGTTCACATGACGCTTTCTGGGCAAATCGGCGGTCCGCTCAAATTGTCCGTTTACGATACGCCGAGAAACACTGTCGAAGTCGAGGCCGATTTTACCCTCGAAGAAGCCCGCAACAAGGCCTCCAGCGGAAACGATGCCGACAAGGCGCTCCGCGAACTTGCACAAAAGGAACTTTCAGCCTTAAGTTCGACCGCCTACCAGCTAAAGCACCTCGACATTCAAGTGGACCGCGGCGCATTCATTCCCGGAAAGATTCTCCGTACACTCCGCCAGGCAGCCATCGAAAAACTCGACGAAAAACGCACCGAATGGAAGGCTTTGAACCCGAGCGCTGCAGCCGGCAAAAACTTCTTGAACGAGACACGCGTCAAGTTCAAGTCCGACGCATCAACCAGCGGCACAGCTTTTGCATCTACAACGCCCGCCGCCACTACGACCAAGCAGCCGATGATCAGCGTTCTGGTGCGCAATCCCGACCAAATTGCCGCCCTCGAAGGCCTCGCCATCGAAAACGTCATCATGGATTTCGACTGGGGCGTCAAATACGATTCCCCGCTGGAACAAATCCGCGAACTCGGATTCAAGGCGGGCATGGCGACACTTCGTATCCACAAGCCGGGCGAAAGCCATTACCTCAAGAACATCTTGCGGCTTTGCCCGGACTTTGCCCTAGTGCGAAATCTGGGGGCGCTATCCATCCTTCAAGAAAGCGGAATCCCGCTTACCGGCGACTACAGCCTGAACGCCGCCAACAGCGCAAGCTACGACTGGCTCCTTTCGCAGGGACTTTCTACACTCCACCCCTCCTGGGATCTGAACAGCACGCAACTTTTCGATTTGCTTGAAAACATTGACGGTAAACGTCTCGAACTCACGCTGCACCAGTACATGCCCGCTTTCCACTCGGAATACTGCGCCTTCGCCCGTGCGCTTACCACAGGTCGCCGTTTCCCCGAATGTGGAAAAATCTGCACCAAGCACAAGGTCGAAATTCTGGACCACAAGGGCGAACGCCACTTCTTACAGAGCGACGCCGAATGCCGCAACACGCTCTTTGTAGGTAAACCCCAATCGGCACTCAAGCTTTTACCGAGACTCCGCACCGCAGGCGTGAACCATTTCCGCCTCGAAATGCTCACCGAAGATGCAGAAACAGTTCGCCGCAAGGCACTCATTTACACGCAGGCCATTCACGGGAAAATCTCTATCGAAGATGCCATCCGAGAAGCGGGCATCCAAGAAAAATACGGACTTTCCGAAGGCCAGCTCTTTAACGAAAGTACCTGGCAAGACCGCAAGAAATAA